One stretch of Acidobacteriota bacterium DNA includes these proteins:
- a CDS encoding helix-turn-helix transcriptional regulator — translation MREAAEKIALLRRSRGLTLAALARNVGLSARQLAAVESGEKAPDLHLLLHLAREFRRPLEYFFATTVESQPHHFIQRAADIAKVPVSQRKGSAGSSGGDAHVFRRLASGFLDAGMHPYYVQVRSGHADGMITHEHHGQEFIYVLDGELELVTFVENEEVVEPLRAGDSVFLESSVPHLLRSQARNPFSTTSAEVIDVFWSPLGESYLFEPQ, via the coding sequence GTGCGGGAAGCCGCCGAAAAGATCGCGCTGCTCCGACGTTCGCGCGGCCTGACGCTGGCGGCCCTCGCCCGCAACGTCGGGCTCAGCGCGAGACAGCTGGCCGCCGTTGAGAGCGGCGAGAAGGCTCCCGACTTGCATCTGCTGCTGCACCTCGCGCGGGAGTTCCGCCGTCCGCTCGAATACTTCTTTGCGACGACGGTCGAGAGCCAGCCGCACCACTTCATCCAGCGCGCCGCCGACATTGCGAAGGTGCCGGTTTCCCAGCGGAAGGGGTCGGCCGGAAGCTCCGGCGGTGACGCGCACGTCTTTCGACGGCTCGCGAGCGGCTTCCTCGACGCGGGCATGCACCCCTACTACGTTCAGGTGAGGTCAGGGCATGCGGACGGCATGATCACTCACGAGCATCACGGCCAGGAATTCATCTACGTGCTCGACGGAGAGCTGGAGCTGGTCACGTTCGTCGAGAACGAAGAGGTCGTCGAACCGCTGCGGGCCGGCGATTCGGTGTTCCTCGAATCCAGCGTTCCTCATCTGCTGCGCAGCCAGGCCCGCAACCCGTTTTCCACCACCAGCGCGGAGGTCATCGACGTATTCTGGAGCCCGCTCGGCGAAAGCTATCTGTTCGAGCCGCAATAG